One genomic region from Simkaniaceae bacterium encodes:
- a CDS encoding MFS transporter, whose translation MQKDQSFFKPYFHFIPPLLSVILMMLASGFFTTFVSLYLNGHGVAKENIGLIQSAFYLGMLLGAFRMESLIRRVGHIQALAVFASLASGTVILQLISQNLIVWGAMRFLNGMSLAAIYIVIESWMLDYSTVKTRGVILSLYMICLYLSQAISQQFLTFFDIEGIYPYLLCALLTSLGVIPVGLSTNRIELLKTEEAIKFKRIVKSSPLGVTACLASGLILSAIYSFLPIYAVARNISSQNLMSVMIAGGVLLQWPLGKLSDYFDRRKTLMLIIFVALALSLTIFFYQSSMHWFYYLFAFLIGGFGFTLYPVSVTQVCDNLEHNHITKATALMLIVYGLGSVGGPIASATAIAFFGINSLFFYLAFILAITALIGLYVMMRKPMVPSEEQHDFVPLPRVTPVAYEMDPRSEENDPK comes from the coding sequence ATGCAAAAAGATCAATCGTTTTTCAAACCTTATTTTCATTTTATTCCCCCTTTACTTTCAGTCATATTGATGATGCTGGCAAGTGGGTTTTTTACGACTTTTGTTAGTTTATATCTCAATGGTCATGGAGTTGCAAAAGAAAATATCGGTTTAATCCAATCTGCTTTCTATTTGGGAATGTTATTGGGCGCATTTCGTATGGAGAGTTTAATCCGCCGTGTTGGGCATATTCAGGCGCTTGCAGTGTTTGCAAGCCTCGCTTCGGGAACAGTGATTTTGCAGCTCATTTCTCAAAATCTCATTGTGTGGGGGGCGATGCGGTTTTTAAATGGAATGTCACTTGCGGCGATTTATATCGTGATAGAGAGTTGGATGCTCGACTACAGTACGGTCAAGACAAGGGGCGTGATTTTATCGCTGTATATGATTTGCCTCTATCTATCACAAGCGATCAGTCAGCAGTTTTTAACCTTTTTTGACATTGAGGGAATCTATCCTTATTTGCTTTGTGCTTTGCTAACATCTCTTGGTGTCATTCCTGTTGGATTATCGACAAATCGGATTGAATTGCTCAAAACGGAAGAGGCAATTAAATTTAAAAGGATTGTGAAATCGTCACCTCTTGGGGTGACGGCTTGTTTGGCATCCGGTTTAATATTGAGTGCCATTTATAGTTTTTTGCCAATTTATGCGGTGGCTCGAAATATTTCGAGTCAGAATTTAATGTCAGTGATGATTGCCGGAGGTGTTTTGCTTCAATGGCCTCTTGGAAAACTTTCTGATTACTTCGATCGTAGAAAAACATTGATGCTCATTATTTTTGTTGCTTTAGCCCTTTCATTGACAATCTTTTTCTATCAATCATCCATGCATTGGTTTTATTATCTTTTCGCCTTTTTAATTGGTGGGTTCGGATTCACTTTATACCCCGTATCAGTCACTCAAGTATGCGATAATCTTGAACACAATCATATTACAAAAGCGACGGCACTGATGCTGATTGTCTATGGACTTGGTTCTGTGGGAGGTCCTATTGCCTCTGCAACGGCCATTGCTTTTTTTGGGATTAACTCCCTCTTTTTCTATTTGGCTTTTATTTTGGCTATCACGGCTCTGATTGGATTATACGTGATGATGCGAAAGCCAATGGTTCCTTCAGAAGAGCAACACGATTTTGTTCCCCTTCCTCGTGTCACTCCCGTTGCCTATGAAATGGATCCCCGCTCCGAAGAAAATGATCCCAAGTAG
- a CDS encoding NUDIX domain-containing protein translates to MGAPIFDISYGIIPLCHHKQGWSVFLVQHRNGSYWGFPKGHANDGETPIEAAKRELFEETHLQVSRFLDTNPIAENYEYRHVNGQIIDKHVHYYLGEVTSADFELQHHEIMSGEWLTIQKALEKITYNDCRAVCEELMKRIEK, encoded by the coding sequence ATGGGAGCACCCATTTTTGATATCTCATATGGAATTATCCCTCTCTGTCATCATAAACAAGGGTGGAGCGTGTTTCTCGTTCAGCACCGCAATGGGTCGTATTGGGGGTTTCCTAAAGGCCATGCAAATGATGGAGAAACACCCATTGAAGCAGCTAAAAGAGAGCTTTTTGAAGAGACGCATTTACAAGTGAGTCGTTTCTTAGATACCAATCCGATTGCCGAAAACTATGAATACCGACATGTAAATGGACAAATCATTGATAAACATGTCCACTATTACCTGGGTGAAGTGACAAGCGCTGATTTTGAGCTACAACACCATGAAATCATGAGTGGCGAATGGTTAACAATTCAGAAAGCACTTGAAAAAATCACCTATAATGACTGTAGAGCAGTCTGTGAAGAACTCATGAAAAGGATAGAAAAATAA
- the miaA gene encoding tRNA (adenosine(37)-N6)-dimethylallyltransferase MiaA, which produces MIIIAGPTASGKTNLSLALARECSGEVISADSMQVYEGMDIGTAKVSKEERMEIPHHLIDIRKIFEPVNVVKYYEEANRACKDIFCRGHVPIVVGGNGFYIHSLIYGPPKGPPSIPEVRKHLEDEMEKFGAEMLYEKLKRHDPEYAATITLQDRHKIIRALEIITITGDKVSHIPIPKGEDRPQDIDFHCWFIYHPKESLYSRIEKRCDQMIEAGLINEVQLLLENGLLQNTSAAASIGYRQGLEFLQSNKTPEDWDYFVASFKKASKQYAKRQFTWFKREPLFKWLDMSKLTIEQAVSIIMTEFESL; this is translated from the coding sequence ATGATTATTATTGCGGGTCCGACAGCCTCAGGGAAAACCAATTTATCGTTGGCTCTTGCTCGTGAATGTTCGGGAGAAGTGATTTCAGCCGATTCCATGCAGGTCTATGAGGGAATGGATATCGGTACGGCTAAAGTTTCAAAAGAAGAGAGAATGGAAATCCCTCATCACCTTATCGATATCCGTAAAATTTTTGAGCCCGTTAATGTTGTCAAATATTACGAAGAAGCTAACCGGGCATGCAAAGATATTTTTTGCCGAGGCCATGTGCCCATTGTCGTAGGGGGAAATGGCTTTTACATTCATTCATTAATCTATGGTCCTCCAAAAGGGCCCCCTTCGATTCCGGAAGTGAGAAAGCATCTTGAAGATGAGATGGAAAAATTTGGAGCTGAAATGCTCTATGAAAAGCTTAAGCGCCATGATCCTGAATATGCGGCTACAATAACGCTTCAAGATCGCCACAAGATTATTCGAGCTCTTGAGATCATCACGATTACAGGGGACAAAGTAAGTCATATTCCCATTCCTAAAGGCGAAGATCGGCCTCAAGACATTGATTTCCACTGTTGGTTTATTTATCACCCCAAAGAAAGTCTGTATTCGAGAATTGAAAAGCGCTGTGATCAAATGATCGAGGCGGGATTAATTAATGAAGTCCAACTACTGCTTGAGAATGGACTTTTGCAAAACACTTCAGCGGCAGCTTCTATTGGATATCGCCAGGGACTTGAGTTTTTGCAATCGAACAAGACACCTGAAGACTGGGACTATTTTGTTGCTTCATTTAAAAAGGCTTCCAAGCAGTATGCCAAGCGTCAATTCACTTGGTTTAAACGAGAACCTCTTTTTAAATGGCTCGATATGAGCAAATTAACTATTGAACAAGCGGTTTCGATCATTATGACTGAATTTGAATCACTTTAG
- the murC gene encoding UDP-N-acetylmuramate--L-alanine ligase produces MTQKYHFIGIGGIGMSSLASILLQKKCLVSGSDLIKSTLTHYLEMLGAQFFEGHHQDQIRADQTVVYSTAIKEDNEEFQLAQKLGCRLLHRSDLLNELTQGYEPILITGTHGKTTTTALLAHLLDYAGLEPSYVIGGKAASLPSHGNLGKGKYFILEADESDGSFLKTKPFGGIVTNIESDHLDFWGDFDHLKKAFLGYIEQFKEGSPFLWCYDDPLLREINPIGMSYGFEEGADLRIVALQMKGGESSFSLCYKGQILEDFHLNIPGKHNVLNAAGAIGLAHLLGVSFEESRKHLPNFKAVSRRLEYIKTINGVDFYDDYAHHPTEIMATIEAMKEIAKNRRLIVVFQPHRYSRVEKHLKAFQAVLSTISPLILTPIDGAKEPVILGLNEALASGIRSRECYQIKRENVSPFLSQMISPSDVVVTIGAGDITHVGRSMA; encoded by the coding sequence ATGACACAAAAATACCATTTTATTGGAATAGGAGGGATTGGAATGAGCTCCCTTGCGAGTATTCTCTTACAAAAGAAATGCCTCGTTTCAGGTAGTGATCTGATCAAAAGCACTTTGACCCACTATTTAGAGATGCTCGGGGCGCAGTTTTTTGAGGGGCACCATCAGGATCAAATTCGAGCTGATCAAACAGTGGTCTATTCAACGGCAATCAAAGAAGATAATGAGGAATTTCAACTCGCTCAAAAACTCGGATGTCGTTTATTGCACCGCAGTGATTTACTCAATGAGTTGACACAAGGTTATGAGCCGATTTTAATTACCGGGACACATGGAAAAACAACAACAACGGCACTTCTTGCCCATTTGCTCGATTATGCCGGTTTAGAACCCTCTTATGTTATTGGGGGAAAAGCCGCATCTCTTCCGTCCCATGGTAATTTGGGAAAAGGGAAATACTTTATATTAGAAGCTGATGAGAGCGACGGTTCTTTTTTAAAGACAAAGCCTTTTGGAGGAATTGTAACAAATATTGAATCGGATCATCTCGATTTCTGGGGGGACTTCGATCATTTAAAAAAGGCTTTTTTAGGATATATTGAACAATTTAAAGAGGGCTCTCCATTTCTCTGGTGTTATGATGATCCTCTGCTGCGTGAAATCAATCCTATCGGAATGAGTTATGGATTTGAAGAGGGGGCTGATCTTCGAATTGTTGCCCTTCAAATGAAAGGTGGCGAATCGAGTTTTTCATTGTGCTACAAAGGCCAAATTCTCGAGGATTTTCACCTTAATATTCCCGGAAAACATAATGTTTTGAATGCAGCGGGTGCAATCGGTCTTGCTCACTTATTGGGAGTTTCCTTTGAAGAGAGTCGAAAGCATCTTCCAAATTTTAAAGCGGTCAGCCGGCGTTTGGAATATATTAAAACAATCAATGGGGTCGATTTTTATGATGATTATGCGCATCATCCAACCGAGATTATGGCGACAATTGAGGCAATGAAAGAGATCGCAAAGAACCGGCGTTTAATCGTGGTTTTTCAACCCCACCGCTATTCACGCGTTGAAAAGCATCTTAAGGCTTTTCAAGCTGTTTTATCGACGATTTCTCCATTGATTTTAACGCCTATTGATGGCGCAAAAGAACCGGTTATTTTGGGGCTTAATGAGGCTTTGGCCAGTGGAATACGCTCGAGAGAATGTTATCAGATCAAGCGCGAGAATGTTTCCCCTTTTTTATCGCAGATGATTTCCCCTTCTGATGTTGTTGTGACGATTGGTGCCGGAGATATTACGCATGTGGGGAGATCGATGGCATGA
- a CDS encoding biotin transporter BioY: MSTIALTPSMIQTNERLHQMGRFVLINLALILSGLFSIYLPSISPVPFTLQAQLIFFLPLLLGRRVAFYAIAAYLLEAALGLPISAGAGGGIMKFVGPTAGYLFFFLISPFVIAPLYERLKIENKRLRAFSVMGIASLLNFIFGVAWLSVFMGLQQAILCGFLPYVLGDFFKLIFFSRLVKN; this comes from the coding sequence ATGAGTACAATTGCATTAACACCGTCAATGATACAAACAAACGAACGCTTGCACCAAATGGGGCGATTCGTATTGATTAATCTTGCGCTCATCTTAAGCGGATTATTCTCAATTTATCTTCCTTCTATTTCGCCCGTTCCATTCACATTGCAAGCGCAATTGATCTTTTTTCTCCCTCTTTTACTTGGACGTAGAGTTGCCTTTTATGCGATTGCCGCGTACTTATTAGAAGCCGCATTGGGATTGCCTATTTCCGCAGGCGCGGGTGGGGGCATTATGAAGTTTGTTGGTCCTACAGCCGGGTATTTGTTTTTCTTTCTTATTTCGCCTTTTGTCATAGCGCCGCTTTATGAAAGGCTAAAAATTGAAAATAAGCGGCTGAGAGCTTTTTCAGTTATGGGAATAGCAAGCCTTTTAAACTTCATCTTCGGAGTGGCATGGCTATCCGTTTTCATGGGGCTACAGCAAGCTATTTTATGCGGTTTTCTCCCCTATGTATTAGGAGACTTTTTTAAACTGATCTTCTTTTCTCGGCTTGTCAAAAACTAA
- the nadD gene encoding nicotinate (nicotinamide) nucleotide adenylyltransferase — protein MGKIGFFGGSYDPIHNGHLNAAINILETQHFDKILLSPNFESPFRKKMADPIHRLTMVKLACSKFDGLDVCDIEIKRGGVSYTIDTLNELQRYYPQDEIQLIISDDLIADFPQWKDYEVIIKQFHPILASRLDVKPPPMPGFVVVKTPIVQISSTEIRLRLKEGLPCYHLLPEAVDEYITAHRLYR, from the coding sequence ATGGGGAAAATTGGATTTTTTGGTGGTAGTTATGATCCGATTCACAATGGTCATTTAAATGCCGCAATCAATATTTTAGAGACGCAGCACTTTGACAAAATTTTGTTGTCTCCCAACTTCGAATCGCCCTTTCGAAAAAAAATGGCCGATCCCATTCACCGGCTAACAATGGTTAAACTCGCTTGTTCAAAGTTCGATGGGCTTGATGTATGCGATATTGAAATCAAAAGAGGGGGGGTATCCTATACGATCGATACCTTGAATGAGCTTCAGCGCTACTATCCTCAAGATGAGATCCAACTCATTATTTCAGATGATTTAATTGCCGATTTTCCTCAGTGGAAGGACTATGAGGTGATTATTAAACAATTTCACCCTATTTTGGCATCGCGTCTTGATGTCAAACCACCACCCATGCCGGGATTTGTAGTGGTCAAAACGCCGATTGTGCAAATTTCAAGCACAGAAATTCGGCTGCGACTTAAGGAGGGGCTCCCCTGTTATCATCTCCTTCCTGAAGCTGTGGATGAATACATCACGGCGCATCGTCTTTATCGCTGA
- a CDS encoding FtsQ-type POTRA domain-containing protein — protein sequence MKKKREVIPLSTAIFIIIASVFLVSGFSFSLFKLYRFHVKKQLSDQSFFISHLIQTGPVKEGLSTQYLAELLGLSADRPTHMFHFDNEETKAKLKQMPIFESVEIKKIKPSTIYIDYTLRKPYAIISDYSNVATDRQGNRFPYRPFFTPKSIPDVYLGVGEANPTDQNEALTLALNVLKTISQRLQHTRLAIQRVDVSRAFLKSFGKKEIVVKLNDEIHYTYSSDQRAFKFVYLLRLNTLKYEKNLLQFLALRKELEKKQEEVIESLDPNQSELTRVIDLRIDNLAYIHRS from the coding sequence ATGAAAAAGAAAAGGGAGGTAATCCCCCTATCAACAGCGATTTTTATCATTATTGCATCTGTTTTTTTGGTATCGGGATTCTCTTTTTCGCTATTTAAACTATATCGATTTCATGTGAAAAAGCAGTTGTCTGATCAGAGCTTCTTTATTTCTCATCTCATTCAGACAGGGCCTGTTAAAGAAGGGTTGAGTACTCAGTATTTAGCCGAGCTTCTCGGCTTGAGTGCTGATCGACCAACGCATATGTTTCACTTTGATAATGAAGAGACAAAAGCAAAATTAAAACAAATGCCTATTTTTGAATCGGTGGAAATAAAAAAAATAAAGCCATCGACGATTTACATTGATTATACTCTGAGAAAGCCCTATGCGATCATCAGTGATTATTCTAATGTAGCGACTGATCGGCAGGGGAACCGATTTCCCTATCGCCCTTTTTTTACCCCGAAATCAATTCCCGATGTTTATTTGGGAGTGGGTGAGGCCAATCCAACAGATCAAAATGAAGCTTTGACGCTAGCGCTCAATGTTCTCAAAACAATTTCACAGCGATTGCAACACACGCGCCTTGCCATTCAGCGCGTTGATGTATCGCGTGCTTTTTTGAAGAGTTTTGGAAAAAAAGAAATCGTTGTCAAACTCAATGATGAGATCCACTATACTTATTCAAGCGATCAACGCGCATTTAAGTTTGTCTATTTATTGCGATTAAATACGCTTAAATATGAGAAAAATCTTTTGCAGTTTCTTGCTCTGCGCAAGGAGTTGGAAAAAAAACAGGAAGAAGTAATTGAAAGTCTTGATCCTAACCAAAGCGAGTTGACAAGAGTGATTGATCTGCGCATTGACAACTTAGCTTATATACACCGCTCGTGA
- the fabF gene encoding beta-ketoacyl-ACP synthase II yields the protein MTKKRVVVTGLGCVSCFGMDVNHFFNSLLEGKSGVRAIDAFDVSEYPTRFAADVKDFDVGDYLDKKQARRVDPFISYAIVAGKRALEDAGFELHALDHLDKARCGVIVGSGMGGMKAFTDGVISIMEKGHKRLTPFFIPYIITNMASGMLSMEIDFRGPNYSISTACATANHSIGAAFHHIRSGEADLMLCGGSEAPINDVGLAGFTACKALSQRNDDCTAASRPWDKDRDGFVMGAGAGVLVLESLEHAQKRGAHIYAEIAGYGANADAFHLTDPRPDGSVVSECINITIRDAGVDPSIINYINAHATSTSVGDLCEIRAIRKTFGSHATNIWINGTKSLIGHCLGAAGGMEAIATIKSIENSKIHPTLNIQNPEEEIEDLKIVKDKAVDAHITGALSNSFGFGGHNASLLFLPFNQ from the coding sequence ATGACAAAAAAACGCGTTGTTGTAACAGGTCTTGGGTGTGTTTCCTGCTTTGGAATGGATGTAAATCATTTTTTTAATTCACTTCTTGAGGGTAAAAGTGGTGTCAGAGCTATTGATGCTTTTGACGTATCGGAATATCCAACCCGTTTTGCCGCTGATGTTAAAGATTTTGATGTGGGGGATTACCTCGATAAGAAACAAGCACGTCGCGTTGATCCATTTATCTCATATGCTATTGTTGCCGGAAAGCGCGCCCTTGAAGATGCCGGTTTTGAGTTACATGCACTCGATCACCTTGATAAGGCAAGATGTGGTGTGATTGTTGGCTCCGGTATGGGGGGGATGAAGGCTTTTACGGATGGTGTCATTTCCATTATGGAAAAAGGTCATAAGCGTTTAACCCCTTTCTTTATCCCTTATATTATTACCAATATGGCGAGCGGAATGCTCAGTATGGAAATCGATTTTAGAGGGCCTAATTACTCCATTTCAACAGCTTGTGCAACGGCTAATCATTCGATTGGGGCAGCTTTCCATCATATTCGCAGTGGTGAAGCTGATTTGATGCTTTGCGGTGGATCAGAAGCACCGATCAATGATGTAGGACTTGCCGGATTTACAGCTTGTAAAGCGCTCTCACAGCGCAATGATGATTGTACAGCTGCCTCTCGTCCTTGGGATAAGGATCGAGACGGGTTTGTCATGGGTGCAGGCGCAGGTGTTTTAGTTTTAGAGAGTTTAGAGCATGCTCAAAAGCGTGGCGCCCATATCTATGCGGAGATTGCCGGTTATGGAGCCAATGCCGACGCATTTCACCTGACAGATCCTAGGCCGGACGGTTCAGTTGTTAGTGAGTGTATCAATATTACAATCCGCGATGCCGGTGTGGATCCGTCGATCATTAATTATATCAATGCCCATGCGACTTCAACAAGTGTGGGGGATCTTTGTGAAATTCGAGCGATTCGAAAAACTTTTGGTTCCCATGCGACAAATATATGGATTAATGGGACGAAGTCATTGATAGGGCATTGTCTTGGAGCAGCAGGGGGCATGGAAGCCATTGCAACGATTAAATCCATTGAGAATTCCAAAATCCACCCGACTTTAAATATTCAAAACCCTGAGGAAGAGATTGAGGACCTTAAAATAGTGAAAGATAAGGCAGTTGATGCGCATATTACCGGGGCCCTGTCGAATTCATTTGGTTTTGGTGGGCATAACGCAAGCCTTCTCTTTCTTCCTTTTAACCAATAG
- a CDS encoding STAS domain-containing protein, giving the protein MKGGIQITNEKKDKSLILHLDGKLDAISSPILEDELAKDIESGETSILLDFSHIEYLSSAGLRVLLSNTKKLKTHGGLLKIFGMDDDVLEIIKMAGFERVLNLFNTEKEALKFQ; this is encoded by the coding sequence ATGAAAGGCGGAATTCAAATTACCAATGAAAAAAAAGATAAATCACTTATCTTACACCTAGATGGGAAACTCGATGCTATTTCATCCCCTATTTTAGAGGACGAGTTGGCAAAAGATATTGAATCTGGAGAGACGAGTATTCTTCTCGATTTTTCTCATATTGAGTATTTGAGTTCCGCCGGACTTCGGGTGCTCCTATCCAATACGAAAAAACTAAAAACACACGGTGGCCTTTTAAAGATTTTCGGTATGGACGATGATGTCTTGGAAATCATTAAAATGGCGGGATTTGAACGTGTTTTAAACCTTTTTAATACGGAAAAAGAAGCACTTAAATTTCAATAA
- the rsfS gene encoding ribosome silencing factor codes for MNTSRRIVFIADGNHNSCLDDLEDIVYPSFLIWNTKKNSDMSILDLVKKAAQAIYDKKGINILVIDTRGVSSMADFVIVAEGSVERHVQALAREVISSLKEEGVSPAFEEGLMRGDWIALDYIDFIVHILTPDLRNYYQIERIWSDAKVVSINYKTTV; via the coding sequence ATGAATACATCACGGCGCATCGTCTTTATCGCTGACGGGAATCATAACAGTTGTCTGGACGATTTAGAGGATATAGTGTATCCTTCTTTTCTCATTTGGAATACAAAAAAGAATTCAGACATGTCGATATTAGATTTAGTGAAAAAAGCGGCTCAGGCTATTTATGATAAAAAGGGGATAAACATTCTCGTTATTGATACGAGGGGTGTTTCATCGATGGCCGATTTTGTCATTGTGGCTGAAGGAAGCGTAGAGCGGCATGTTCAGGCTCTCGCCCGTGAGGTGATTTCATCGTTAAAAGAAGAGGGTGTTTCACCGGCATTTGAAGAGGGACTTATGAGGGGGGATTGGATCGCTCTTGATTATATCGATTTCATTGTCCACATCCTGACTCCGGATTTAAGAAATTACTATCAAATTGAGCGCATTTGGTCTGATGCTAAGGTTGTGTCAATCAATTATAAGACAACTGTTTAG
- the prs gene encoding ribose-phosphate diphosphokinase gives MTDLFRMQFFVMDDLRPFFSTLKKRIPSLREETFFFERFSNQELHLTLKHLIEAQPCAAVGTIHPPDTNLFAFLVLCHTLKKEGAHRVIAILPYLGYARHDKDEEHKSRITSLIANVLQAAGIDQVITFDVHSSLAAHLFSIPLTSISTAQLFAGIIRKEKLKDFTLVAPDMGAIHRVRDVARHLDFDGHIAHIDKKRTADGVVHFSVHGEIQREAIIIDDILDTGKTLISSCRLLKEKGCHRIVIMVTHGLFTGEVWKQLWSIGVEKIYCTDTMPLADCVQLDERVEVISVASLLEQALKEY, from the coding sequence ATGACAGATCTCTTTCGTATGCAATTTTTTGTCATGGATGATCTCAGACCCTTTTTTTCAACTTTGAAAAAAAGGATCCCTTCATTGAGAGAAGAAACTTTTTTCTTTGAGCGTTTTTCCAATCAAGAATTGCATCTCACACTAAAACATCTCATCGAGGCGCAACCCTGTGCTGCGGTTGGAACAATTCATCCTCCCGACACCAATTTATTTGCATTTCTCGTACTCTGCCATACCCTTAAAAAAGAAGGGGCTCACCGGGTCATTGCTATTTTGCCCTACCTTGGCTATGCACGACATGACAAAGACGAAGAACATAAGAGTCGTATTACCTCGCTTATTGCCAATGTATTACAAGCGGCAGGGATTGATCAGGTGATTACATTCGATGTGCATAGTTCTTTAGCCGCACATTTGTTTTCCATTCCCCTGACATCGATTTCGACAGCTCAACTCTTTGCGGGTATCATTCGAAAAGAGAAGTTGAAAGATTTCACATTGGTTGCCCCTGATATGGGGGCCATTCATCGGGTGAGAGATGTAGCCCGCCATCTTGATTTTGATGGCCATATTGCCCATATTGATAAAAAAAGAACGGCAGATGGAGTGGTGCATTTTTCCGTTCATGGTGAAATTCAAAGAGAGGCCATCATCATCGACGATATTTTAGATACGGGGAAAACACTCATTTCTTCTTGCCGGCTTCTGAAAGAAAAGGGGTGTCATCGGATTGTGATCATGGTGACACATGGCTTATTTACGGGAGAAGTATGGAAACAACTCTGGTCTATTGGAGTGGAGAAAATCTATTGTACGGATACCATGCCCCTCGCTGATTGTGTTCAGTTAGATGAGCGTGTTGAAGTGATATCCGTAGCCTCCCTTTTAGAACAGGCATTAAAAGAATACTAA
- a CDS encoding KH domain-containing protein, whose product MQEFIAYLIKNLVDDPDTVNVNVYDGDKSTIVEVKVANADIAKIVGRQGRTIKALRTVAMTVGARFGRRIKLELIQEQA is encoded by the coding sequence ATGCAGGAATTTATAGCTTATCTTATAAAAAATTTAGTTGATGATCCAGATACCGTGAACGTGAATGTGTATGATGGAGATAAGAGCACTATTGTAGAAGTCAAAGTAGCTAACGCAGATATTGCCAAAATCGTAGGACGTCAAGGCCGTACGATTAAGGCATTGCGTACTGTTGCGATGACGGTTGGCGCTCGTTTTGGTCGAAGAATTAAACTTGAGCTCATTCAAGAACAAGCATAA
- a CDS encoding haloacid dehalogenase-like hydrolase codes for MSYHKISLFDLDHTLFKCNISLEYYLFLLKKKRLPLSTIPNSIFYYFKHRYLDLPLSEIHQLAFNLFLSSRSHDLFIQYIDEFIEYLMPQMVYLPTYIELKRALHLGHFTAILTSSPAFLAKPLGEVLGVHEVYASEYEVNPDGIFSSILKVIEGNEKAKIVLQMQENFKVGPDQMTSYSDSYHDLAFLESTGEKIAVNPDKRLKSVSIEKNWKII; via the coding sequence TTGTCTTATCATAAAATTTCTTTGTTTGACCTAGATCATACTCTTTTTAAGTGTAATATTAGCCTTGAGTATTATTTATTTTTGCTTAAGAAGAAGAGGCTGCCCCTATCGACGATACCGAATTCGATTTTTTACTATTTCAAGCATCGTTACTTAGATCTACCTTTATCTGAAATTCATCAGCTCGCCTTTAATTTATTTTTATCGAGTCGTTCTCATGATCTTTTTATTCAATACATTGATGAATTTATTGAATACCTGATGCCTCAAATGGTTTATCTGCCTACTTATATTGAGCTTAAACGGGCACTCCACTTGGGCCATTTCACAGCTATATTGACAAGCTCCCCGGCTTTTTTGGCTAAACCTCTCGGAGAAGTACTTGGTGTTCATGAGGTTTATGCAAGCGAATATGAAGTCAATCCCGACGGGATATTTTCGAGTATTTTAAAAGTCATTGAAGGCAATGAAAAAGCGAAAATCGTTTTACAAATGCAAGAAAATTTCAAAGTAGGCCCTGATCAAATGACCTCCTATAGCGATAGCTATCATGATTTAGCTTTTTTAGAGAGCACGGGAGAGAAGATTGCCGTCAATCCGGACAAGCGGCTTAAGAGTGTCTCAATAGAAAAAAACTGGAAAATTATATAG